The following proteins come from a genomic window of Panicum hallii strain FIL2 chromosome 8, PHallii_v3.1, whole genome shotgun sequence:
- the LOC112902038 gene encoding protein Rf1, mitochondrial-like, translating into MSCGVRDRCLELERAIVGRVSSGKSLGLDDAVKMFDELLPHARPASVRAFNHLLTSIFRAQGRGSSTSALVVSLFNRMVRASPNKVAPNGSTYNILIGCFCRMGRLELGFASFGLVLKAGWRVQTVINPLLKGLCDTKRVDEAMDILLRRMPEFGCPPNVVAYSIVINGLFREGQVDKAYNLFREIDNQGILPTVVTYNTVINGLCKAQAVDRAEGVLRQMVHKGVKPDNQTYNCLIHGHCSSGLGKEVVRMLKEMSAHGYQPDIVTCNLLLDYLCKSGRCTEARKIFDSMIEKGTKPNVTTYGVLLHGYATKGALSDMHGLLDLMVENGVSPDHRTFSIVLWAYGKGGMINEAMRIFDQMRQQGLSPDGVNNGALIDALCKSGRVDEAMLKFNQMIYEGVTPNIIIFNSLVYGLCTVGKWEKANELFSEMLNQGIHPNALFFNTIMCNLCREGRVTEAQSLLDLMVCVGVRPDVISYTTLMDGHCLAGRMKEAMKLLDDMVRVGLKPDAFSYNTLLHGYCRAGRIDDAVRLFREMLSNEVRPGIVTYSMVLQGLFRSGKISEAKELYPNMINSGVQLDIYTYNIILDGLCKNNCVDEAFKIFQSLCSKGFQLHIITFNIMIDAFLKSGRKEDAMDMFTAISAHGLVPSVVTYRLMIQNLIKEGLLEESDNLFLAMEKSGCTPDSCMLNSLVRRLLHRGEIMRAGAYLSKIDEMNFSLEAATTSLLISVFSREEYQHHAKSLPEKYHFLEAVNK; encoded by the coding sequence ATGTCCTGCGGCGTGCGCGACCGCTGCTTGGAGCTGGAGCGCGCCATCGTTGGCCGCGTTAGCTCGGGAAAAAGCCTCGGTCTCGATGACGCCGTCAAGATGTTCGACGAATTGCTCCCCCACGCCAGGCCGGCCTCGGTTCGCGCCTTCAACCACCTCCTTACCTCCATCTTTCGCGCCCAGGGAAGGGGCTCCTCGACCTCCGCGCTCGTCGTGTCCCTCTTCAACCGGATGGTCCGTGCCTCCCCGAACAAGGTGGCTCCCAATGGGTCCACCTACAACATCCTCATCGGTTGCTTCTGCCGCATGGGACGCCTGGAGCTTGGTTTCGCCTCCTTTGGCCTCGTCCTCAAGGCGGGCTGGAGGGTGCAAACAGTCATCAATCCGCTTCTCAAAGGTCTCTGTGACACAAAGAGGGTGGATGAGGCCATGGACATATTACTCCGACGAATGCCCGAGTTTGGCTGCCCACCAAATGTCGTGGCGTACAGCATCGTCATCAATGGCTTATTTAGAGAGGGTCAGGTGGACAAAGCTTACAACCTATTTCGTGAAATCGATAACCAGGGGATTTTGCCAACTGTTGTGACCTACAACACAGTCATCAATGGCCTGTGCAAAGCTCAAGCTGTTGACAGGGCCGAGGGTGTCCTTCGGCAGATGGTTCATAAAGGCGTTAAGCCAGACAATCAGACATATAATTGTCTGATCCATGGACATTGCTCTTCAGGACTGGGGAAAGAGGTGGTTCGAATGCTCAAAGAAATGTCCGCACATGGTTATCAGCCAGATATTGTCACTTGTAATTTGCTGCTGGATTACCTTTGCAAGAGTGGAAGATGCACAGAGGCTAGAAAGATTTTTGATTCTATGATTGAAAAGGGCACAAAACCTAATGTAACTACATATGGTGTTCTGCTTCATGGTTATGCTACCAAAGGAGCTCTTTCTGACATGCATGGCCTCCTGGATTTGATGGTAGAAAATGGTGTTTCACCTGACCATCGTACCTTTAGCATAGTTCTCTGGGCGTATGGTAAAGGTGGTATGATAAATGAGGCAATGCGTATCTTTGACCAAATGAGGCAGCAAGGGTTGAGTCCTGATGGAGTAAACAATGGAGCATTAATAGATGCACTTTGCAAGTCGGGAAGAGTGGACGAGGCTATGCTCAAATTTAATCAGATGATCTATGAAGGAGTGACTCCTAATATCATTATTTTTAACTCACTAGTTTATGGACTGTGCACTGTCGGCAAATGGGAGAAGGCTAATGAATTATTTTCTGAAATGCTGAATCAAGGGATCCATCCCAATGCCTTGTTCTTCAACACAATAATGTGTAACCTTTGCAGAGAAGGACGAGTCACGGAAGCCCAGAGTCTCCTTGACTTGATGGTGTGTGTAGGTGTGAGACCTGATGTTATCTCATATACTACGTTAATGGATGGCCACTGCTTAGCTGGTAGGATGAAGGAAGCTATGAAGTTACTTGATGATATGGTCCGAGTTGGCTTGAAACCAGATGCCTTTTCTTATAATACTTTGCTTCATGGCTATTGTAGAGCTGGCAGGATAGATGATGCAGTTAGACTATTCAGAGAAATGTTAAGCAATGAAGTTAGGCCTGGAATTGTCACTTATAGCATGGTACTTCAGGGTTTATTTCGGTCTGGGAAAATTTCTGAAGCAAAAGAACTCTATCCCAATATGATCAATAGTGGAGTACAGTTGGACATTTACACGTACAACATAATTCTGGATGGTCTTTGCAAAAATAATTGTGTTGATGAGGCATTTAAAATATTTCAGAGTTTATGTTCTAAGGGTTTTCAACTACACATTATTACCTTCAACATTATGATTGATGCTTTTCTCAAAAGTGGCAGAAAGGAAGATGCTATGGATATGTTCACTGCTATCTCTGCCCATGGTTTAGTTCCAAGTGTTGTGACCTATCGCTTAATGATACAAAATCTCATCAAAGAAGGATTGCTAGAAGAGTCTGACAATCTGTTTTTAGCAATGGAAAAGAGTGGATGCACTCCAGACTCATGTATGCTAAATTCTCTTGTTAGGAGGCTGTTGCATAGAGGTGAGATAATGAGGGCTGGGGCTTACCTCTCCAAAATTGATGAGATGAACTTCTCACTTGAGGCAGCCACTACTTCCTTGCTAATATCAGTTTTCTCGAGGGAGGAATATCAGCACCATGCAAAGTCCCTGCCTGAAAAGTATCATTTTCTTGAGGCTGTCAATAAATGA
- the LOC112902576 gene encoding protein Rf1, mitochondrial-like produces MSCRVRDRCLELERAIVGRVSSGNLGLDDAVKLFGELLDHARPASVIAINQLLAAVSRAQRRGSSTSALVVSLFNRMVRASPNKVAPNGSTYNILIGCFCRMGRLELGFAAFGLTLKTGWRVNGIVISQLLKGLCDRKCVSEAMDILLRRMPEFGCPPNVVAYTIVIDGLFREGQVDKAYNLFREIDNQGILPTVVTYNTVINGLCKAQAVDRAEGVLRQMVHKGVKPDNQTYNCLIHGHCSSGRGKEVVRMLKEMSAHGYQPDIVTCNLLLDYLCKSGRCTEARKIFDSMIEKGTKPNVTTYGVLLHGYATKGALSDMHGLLDLMVENGVSPDHRTFNIVLFAYGKGGMINEAMHIFDRMRQQGLSPDGVNYGALIDALCKSGRVDEAMLKFNQMIYEGVTPNIIIFNSLVYGLCTVGKWEKANELFSEMLNQGIHPNASFFNTIMCNLCREGRVTEAQSLLDLMVCVGVRPDVISYNTLMNGHCLAGRMKEAMKLLDDMVRVGLKPDAFSYNTLLHGYCRAGRIDDAVRLFREMLSNEVRPGIVTYNMVLQGLFRSGKFSEAKELYPNMINSGLQLDIYTYNIILDGLCKNNCVDEAFKIFQSLCSKGFQLNIITFNIMIDALLKSSRKEDAMDMFTAISAHGLVPSVVTYRLMIENLIKEGLLEESDNLFLAMEKSGCTPNSRMLNALVRGLLHRGEIMRAGAYLSKIDEMNFSLEAATTSLLISVFSSEEYQHHAKSLPEKYHFLEAVNK; encoded by the coding sequence ATGTCCTGCCGCGTGCGCGACCGCTGCTTGGAGCTGGAGCGCGCCATCGTTGGCCGCGTCAGCTCGGGAAACCTTGGCCTCGACGACGCCGTCAAGCTGTTCGGTGAATTGCTAGACCACGCTAGGCCGGCCTCGGTGATCGCCATCAAtcagctcctcgccgccgtctctCGCGCCCAGCGTAGGGGCTCCTCGACCTCCGCGCTCGTCGTGTCCCTCTTCAACCGGATGGTCCGTGCCTCCCCGAACAAGGTGGCTCCCAATGGGTCCACCTACAACATCCTCATCGGTTGCTTCTGCCGAATGGGACGCCTGGAGCTTGGTTTCGCCGCCTTTGGCCTCACCCTTAAGACAGGCTGGAGGGTGAATGGCATAGTCATCAGTCAGCTGCTCAAAGGTCTCTGTGACAGAAAGTGCGTGTCTGAGGCTATGGACATATTGCTCCGACGAATGCCTGAGTTTGGCTGCCCACCAAATGTCGTGGCGTACACCATCGTCATCGATGGCTTATTTAGAGAGGGTCAGGTGGACAAAGCTTACAACCTATTTCGTGAAATCGATAACCAGGGGATTTTGCCAACTGTTGTGACCTACAACACAGTCATCAATGGCCTGTGCAAAGCTCAAGCTGTTGACAGGGCCGAGGGTGTCCTTCGGCAGATGGTTCATAAAGGCGTTAAGCCAGACAATCAGACATATAATTGTCTGATCCATGGACATTGCTCTTCAGGACGGGGGAAAGAGGTGGTTCGAATGCTCAAAGAAATGTCCGCACATGGTTATCAGCCAGATATTGTCACTTGTAATTTGCTGCTGGATTACCTTTGCAAGAGTGGAAGATGCACAGAGGCTAGAAAGATTTTTGATTCTATGATTGAAAAGGGCACAAAACCTAATGTAACTACATATGGTGTTCTGCTTCATGGTTATGCTACCAAAGGAGCTCTTTCTGACATGCATGGCCTCTTGGATTTGATGGTAGAAAATGGTGTTTCACCTGACCATCGTACCTTTAACATAGTTCTCTTTGCGTATGGTAAAGGTGGTATGATAAATGAGGCAATGCATATCTTTGACCGAATGAGGCAGCAAGGGTTGAGTCCTGATGGAGTAAACTATGGAGCATTAATAGATGCACTTTGCAAGTCGGGAAGAGTGGACGAGGCTATGCTCAAATTTAATCAGATGATCTATGAAGGGGTGACTCCTAATATCATTATTTTTAACTCACTAGTTTATGGACTGTGCACTGTCGGCAAATGGGAGAAGGCTAATGAATTATTTTCTGAAATGCTGAATCAAGGGATCCATCCCAATGCCTCGTTCTTCAACACAATAATGTGTAACCTTTGCAGAGAAGGACGAGTCACGGAAGCCCAGAGTCTCCTTGACTTGATGGTGTGTGTAGGTGTGAGACCTGATGTTATCTCATATAATACATTAATGAATGGCCACTGCTTAGCTGGTAGGATGAAGGAAGCTATGAAGTTACTTGATGATATGGTCCGAGTTGGCTTGAAACCAGATGCCTTTTCTTATAATACTTTGCTTCATGGCTATTGTAGAGCTGGCAGGATAGATGATGCAGTTAGACTATTCAGAGAAATGTTAAGCAATGAAGTTAGGCCTGGAATTGTCACTTACAACATGGTACTTCAGGGTTTATTTCGGTCTGGGAAATTTTCGGAAGCAAAAGAACTCTATCCCAATATGATCAATAGTGGACTGCAGTTGGACATTTACACGTACAACATAATTCTGGATGGTCTTTGCAAAAATAATTGTGTTGATGAGGCATTTAAAATATTTCAGAGTTTATGTTCTAAGGGTTTTCAACTAAACATTATTACCTTCAACATTATGATTGATGCTTTACTCAAAAGTAGCAGAAAGGAAGATGCTATGGATATGTTCACTGCTATCTCTGCCCATGGTTTAGTTCCAAGTGTTGTGACCTATCGCTTAATGATAGAAAATCTCATAAAAGAAGGGTTGCTAGAAGAGTCTGACAATCTGTTTTTAGCAATGGAAAAGAGTGGATGCACTCCAAACTCTCGTATGCTAAATGCTCTAGTTAGGGGTCTGTTGCATAGAGGTGAGATAATGAGGGCTGGGGCTTACCTCTCCAAAATTGATGAGATGAACTTCTCACTTGAGGCAGCCACTACTTCCTTGCTAATATCAGTTTTCTCGAGCGAGGAATATCAGCACCATGCAAAGTCCCTGCCTGAAAAGTATCATTTTCTTGAGGCTGTCAATAAATGA
- the LOC112902807 gene encoding protein Rf1, mitochondrial-like: MSRRVSAARDRCLELERAVAGRVRSGNLCLDDAVKLFGELLHHARPASVIAINQLLTAVSRAQGRGSSSSELVPSLFNRMARACSNKVAPDLHTYSILINCFCRMGRLELGFAAFGLILKTGWRVNGIVISQLLKGLCDRKCVSEAMDILLRRMPEFGCTPGAASYSTVLKGLCNEKRGEEALELLHMMADDGGGGCPPDVVAYNIVINGLFTEGQVDKAYNLFREIDNQGILPTVVTYNTVINGLCKAQAVDRAEGVLRQMVHKGVKPDNQTYNCLIHGHCSSGRGKEVVRMLKEMSAHGYQPDIVTCNLLLDYLCKSGRCTEARKIFDSMIEKGTKPNVTTYGVLLHGYATKGALSDMHGLLDLMVENGVSPDHRTFNIVLCAYGKGGMINEAMHIFDRMRQQGLSPDGVNYGALIDALCKSGRVDEAMLKFNQMIYEGVTPNIIIFNSLVYGLCTVGKWEKANELFSEMLNQGIHPNASFFNTIMCNLCREGRVTEAQSLLDLMVCVGVRPDVISYTTLMDGHCLAGRMKEAMKLLDDMVRVGLKPDAFSYNTLLHGYCRAGRIDDAVRLFREMLSNEVRPGIVTYSMVLQGLFQSGKISEAKELYPNMINSGVQLDIYTYNIILDGLCKNNCVDEAFKIFQSLCSKGFQLHIITFNIMIDALLKSSRKEDAMDMFITISAHGLVPDVVTYRLMIQNLIKEGLLEESDNLFLAMEKSGCTPDSCMLNSLVRRLLHRGEIMRAGAYLSKIDEMNFSLEAATTSLLISVFSREEYQHHAKSLPEKYHFLEAVNK, translated from the coding sequence ATGTCCCGCCGCGTGAGCGCCGCACGCGACCGATGCTTGGAGCTGGAGCGCGCTGTCGCTGGCCGCGTCCGTTCGGGAAACCTTTGCCTCGACGACGCCGTCAAGCTGTTCGGTGAATTGCTACACCACGCTAGGCCGGCCTCGGTGATCGCCATCAATCAGCTCCTCACCGCCGTCTCTCGCGCCCAGGGCAggggctcctcctcctcggagctcGTCCCCTCCCTCTTCAACCGGATGGCCCGTGCTTGCTCCAACAAGGTAGCTCCCGACCTGCACACCTACAGCATCCTCATCAACTGCTTCTGCCGCATGGGACGCCTGGAGCTTGGTTTCGCCGCCTTTGGCCTCATCCTTAAGACAGGCTGGAGGGTGAATGGCATAGTCATCAGTCAACTACTCAAAGGTCTCTGTGACAGAAAGTGCGTGTCTGAGGCTATGGACATATTGCTCCGACGAATGCCTGAGTTTGGCTGCACGCCAGGTGCAGCTTCATACAGCACAGTTCTAAAGGGTTTATGCAACGAAAAGAGAGGTGAGGAGGCACTTGAGCTGCTCCACATGATGGCCGATGACGGAGGTGGTGGATGCCCACCAGATGTCGTGGCGTACAACATTGTCATCAATGGCTTATTTACAGAGGGTCAGGTAGACAAAGCTTACAACCTATTTCGTGAAATTGATAACCAGGGGATTTTGCCGACTGTTGTGACCTACAACACAGTCATCAATGGCCTGTGCAAAGCTCAAGCTGTTGATAGGGCCGAGGGTGTCCTTCGGCAGATGGTTCATAAAGGCGTTAAGCCAGACAATCAGACATATAATTGTCTGATCCATGGACATTGCTCTTCAGGACGGGGGAAAGAGGTGGTTCGAATGCTCAAAGAAATGTCCGCACATGGTTATCAGCCAGATATTGTCACTTGTAATTTGCTGCTGGATTACCTTTGCAAGAGTGGAAGATGCACAGAGGCTAGAAAGATTTTTGATTCTATGATTGAAAAGGGCACAAAACCTAATGTAACTACATATGGTGTTCTGCTTCATGGTTATGCTACCAAAGGAGCTCTTTCTGACATGCATGGCCTCTTGGATTTGATGGTAGAAAATGGTGTTTCACCTGACCATCGTACCTTTAACATAGTTCTCTGTGCGTATGGTAAAGGTGGTATGATAAATGAGGCAATGCATATCTTTGACCGAATGAGGCAGCAAGGGTTGAGTCCTGATGGAGTAAACTATGGAGCATTAATAGATGCACTTTGCAAGTCGGGAAGAGTGGACGAGGCTATGCTCAAATTTAATCAGATGATCTATGAAGGGGTGACTCCTAATATCATTATTTTTAACTCACTAGTTTATGGACTGTGCACTGTCGGCAAATGGGAGAAGGCTAATGAATTATTTTCTGAAATGCTGAATCAAGGGATCCATCCCAATGCCTCGTTCTTCAACACAATAATGTGTAACCTTTGCAGAGAAGGACGAGTCACGGAAGCCCAGAGTCTCCTTGACTTGATGGTGTGTGTAGGTGTGAGACCTGATGTTATCTCATATACTACGTTAATGGATGGCCACTGCTTAGCTGGTAGGATGAAGGAAGCTATGAAGTTACTTGATGATATGGTCCGAGTTGGCTTGAAACCAGATGCCTTTTCTTATAATACTTTGCTTCATGGCTATTGTAGAGCTGGCAGGATAGATGATGCAGTTAGACTATTCAGAGAAATGTTAAGCAATGAAGTTAGGCCTGGAATTGTCACTTATAGCATGGTACTTCAGGGTTTATTTCAGTCTGGGAAAATTTCTGAAGCAAAAGAACTCTATCCCAATATGATCAATAGTGGAGTACAGTTGGACATTTACACGTACAACATAATTCTGGATGGTCTTTGCAAAAATAATTGTGTTGATGAGGCATTTAAAATATTTCAGAGTTTATGTTCTAAGGGTTTTCAACTACACATTATTACCTTCAACATTATGATTGATGCTTTACTCAAAAGTAGCAGAAAGGAAGATGCTATGGATATGTTCATTACTATCTCTGCGCATGGTTTAGTTCCAGATGTTGTCACCTATCGCTTAATGATACAAAATCTCATCAAAGAAGGATTGCTAGAAGAGTCTGACAATCTGTTTTTAGCAATGGAAAAGAGTGGATGCACTCCAGACTCATGTATGCTAAATTCTCTTGTTAGGAGGCTGTTGCATAGAGGTGAGATAATGAGGGCTGGGGCTTACCTCTCCAAAATTGATGAGATGAACTTCTCACTTGAGGCAGCCACTACTTCCTTGCTAATATCAGTTTTCTCGAGGGAGGAATATCAGCACCATGCAAAGTCCCTGCCTGAAAAGTATCATTTTCTTGAGGCTGTCAATAAATGA